A genomic region of Homalodisca vitripennis isolate AUS2020 chromosome 5, UT_GWSS_2.1, whole genome shotgun sequence contains the following coding sequences:
- the LOC124363128 gene encoding SET domain-containing protein SmydA-8 encodes MSAASMCAVCRKPAGQRCSVCKAVNYCSKEHQKQHWKLHKSECSCFQVVSSEKLGRYMVATRNIAAGEVVLKETPLVYGPKISCYPQCLGCHRQLKGTSPDEETPKSFYHCKKCDWPLCAPRCENSLTHKKECELMAKQKHKSVIVYQEPPQKEAAYCTILPLRCLLLEPQKLNEVLSLSSNLDKRINTPLYKVFRVNIVGFLHKALGLKQFDEETILKVAAVLDTNAFEIRRKMGNIKIRGLYCKAAMMSHNCLPNTKHVFVGDDYSIVVMATTDIKKGEVISATYTQSLWSTQERRQHLLSSKCFECDCLRCADPTEFGTHFSCILCSKCRGYVSCQKPLHQMSDWKCQKCSHVIKSRQMTFGNDTIKREIENTEKTIPTLELLLNKYLKEDSVLHPTNFHIVQAKYALIQLYGSKLSELSESQLEHAETLCNELLELADKLDPGLTRFRGSLLYDLQAIKVIKVKAEFEKDFITKEKAQELLAEVTSILEEATTILKSEPDMGYSLQARLKELNDLCT; translated from the exons ATGAGTGCAGCGAGTATGTGTGCAGTGTGCAGAAAGCCAGCTGGCCAGCGCTGCTCTGTCTGCAAGGCCGTCAACTACTGCAGCAAGGAGCACCAGAAGCAGCACTGGAAGCTCCACAAGTCGGAATGTTCCTGCTTCCAGGTGGTCTCCAGCGAGAAGCTGGGGCGATATATGGTGGCAACCAGGAACATAGCAGCTGGCGAAGTCGTGCTGAAAGAGACCCCACTGGTGTACGGCCCCAAGATCTCCTGCTACCCCCAGTGCCTGGGCTGTCATCGGCAGCTCAAGGGGACCTCACCAGACGAGGAGACCCCCAAGAGCTTCTACCACTGCAAGAAGTGTGACTGGCCACTATGTGCTCCACGGTGTGAGAACAGTCTGACTCACAAGAAAGAGTGTGAACTCATGGCGAAACAGAAACACAAATCAGTCATTGTTTACCAAGAACCACCCCAAAAAGAGGCTGCTTACTGTACAATTCTACCCCTAAGATGCTTACTTCTGGAGCCACAAAAATTAAACGAGGTTCTATCTTTATCGTCCAACTTGGACAAGCGAATAAACACTCCATTGTACAAAGTATTCAGGGTTAACATAGTAGGGTTTTTGCATAAGGCTTTAGGATTGAAACAATTCGACGAAGAGACCATCTTGAAGGTCGCGGCTGTTCTTGACACAAATGCTTTCGAGATCAGAAGGAAAATGGGGAACATAAAAATAAGAGGGTTGTACTGTAAAGCAGCCATGATGTCACACAACTGTCTACCCAACACCAAACATGTTTTCGTCGGAGATGACTACTCAATAGTAGTAATGGCAACTACTGATATAAAAAAAGGAGAAGTTATCAGCGCAACGTACACTCAGTCACTGTGGAGCACTCAAGAGCGCAGACAACACTTACTCTCGTCAAAATGTTTCGAGTGCGACTGTCTGCGATGTGCTGACCCCACAGAGTTCGGCACTCACTTCAGCTGCATCTTGTGCTCAAAGTGCAGAGGATATGTCAGTTGTCAGAAGCCTCTTCATCAAATGTCAGATTGGAAATGTCAAAAATGTTCCCATGTAATTAAATCTCGTCAGATGACATTTGGTAATGACACTATTAAAAGAGAGATTGAAAATACTGAAAAGACGATTCCGACGTtggaattacttttaaataagtatttaaaagaaGATTCAGTACTCCACCCGACAAACTTTCACATTGTGCAAGCAAAATATGCTCTTATCCAACTCTACGGGAGTAAGCTCTCTG AGCTATCCGAGAGTCAGCTGGAGCATGCTGAGACGCTATGCAATGAACTCCTGGAGCTAGCAGATAAACTGGACCCTGGTCTGACCAGATTCCGCGGCTCGTTGCTGTACGATCTACAAGCTATCAAAGTCATCAAGGTCAAAGCAGAGTTCGAGAAGGATTTCATTACAAAAGAAAAGGCACAG gaACTACTGGCGGAAGTGACTTCAATTCTAGAAGAAGCGACCACTATTTTGAAGAGTGAGCCGGACATGGGATATTCCTTGCAAGCCAGACTGAAGGAGCTGAATGATCTCTGTACATGA